In Alteromonas sp. RKMC-009, the genomic stretch TCGCTTTACCGATAAAGCTGACCTTTACCGTATCGCTGTATCCCCGCTGTGCCATCCATTCACGTAACGCAGAAATATAAATTTCGCGCACCATCAAAGCGATAGCCGGCAACGTGATCCACAAAGAACCATAGGTATGGGTAATCATGATCAATGCCGTTGCAACAATGAGCTTATCTGCCACAGGGTCAAGGAAAGCACCGAACGGTGTTGACTGTTTCAGCTTTCTTGCCAGATAACCGTCAAACCAGTCAGTTATGGCCGCGAGCCAGAATACAAATGCACCGGCTTCTTTTGCCCAGCGCCAGTCAAGAAAATACACCACCACGAATACAGGAATAAGCACAACACGAAAAAGCGTGATGATATTTGGTACAGTCCACATATTATTACTTCTCAATTTTCATCAATGACATCACACAGGTAAGCATGGTAACACGTCCCTGATTATTCACCTGCTTAAAGATGCAGATGATCGTAAATGGTTTCCGCCAGCTCAGCACTGATCCCGGGGACGTTTGCAATCTCGTCTTTGCTGGCTTTTTTCAAACCCTGCAGACCGCCCATGTATTTAAGCAGGCTTTGTCTGCGCCTCGCTCCGATACCGGGAATCGATTCAAGACTGGAGGTCGTTTTAACTTTTTGCCGGCGGTTTCTGTGCCCGGTAATGGCAAACCGGTGAGACTCATCCCTGATGTGCTGTATAAGATGCAGCGCAGGTGAGTGACTTTCCATAGGAATGGTTTCATGAGAACCGGCCAGGATAAGCGTCTCCAGTCCGGGTTTCCGGGTTGTGCCTTTCGCCACACCGATAAGCATGGGCTTTTTATCTTCAGGCCAGTCTCCAAAAAATGACTCAGCCTGTGCCAGTTGCCCTTTACCGCCATCAATAAAAAGGATGTCAGGAATTTTACTGACTTCTTTGACGTTCTTATAGCGGCGTCTCAGCGCCTGAGCCATCGCAGCGTAATCGTCACCCGGCGTTATACCTTCAATATTGTACCGGCGATAGTCGCTTTTATGGGGCCCTTCACGGTTAAACACCACACAGGACGCCACGGTTTGCTGACCGGATGTATGACTGATGTCGAAACATTCCATACGCTGTACCGGCGTATCAAGTTCAAGAATATCCTCCAGGTCCAGGTACCTGGCATGCACAGACTTCTGCTGACTGTACTGGGCATCCAGTGCGTTTACTGCATTGGTTTGAGCCAGTTTCAGATACCGGCGCTTTTCTTCCCGTGCACCTTTAAATATCTTAACTTTGCGTTTTGCTTCTTCGCATAACACATCAAGAATACTGTCTTCTTCGGTTAATGCACGTGGCAACACAATTTGTTTAGGAATAATTTTATTGCCTGAAAGATAAAACTGCAGAAAGAAGGACTCAAAGATTTCATCTTCACTGGCAGATGCAGGCACTTTAGGGAAATAGGCTTTCGAGCCCAGCAACTGACTGTCGCGGATAAACATAACCTGAATGCACGCCATATTCCCCCGCACTGCGAAGCCGAAAACATCCATTTCATCCTGTGTACCGGACACCCATTGCTGTTCCTGCACTTTACGCAGTACATTTATCTGGTCACGGTAACGTGCAGCAGCTTCGAAATTCAGTTGCTCACTGGCCTTTTCCATTTTATCAACCAGCGTGCCGATGACCTGCTGATTTTTCCCGTTCAGAAATAAGCGCGCAAGCTGGACCTGCTCCTGATATTCCTCATCACTGACATAGCCTTCCACACAAGGGGCGCTGCAACGCTGCATTTGATATTGCAGGCAGGGACGGCTGCGGGAACGGTAATAACTGTCTTCGCACTGTCTTACCGGGAAAATCTTTTGCATGGTACGCAGGCTTTCGCGAACAGCCCATGCACTGGGATAAGGGCCGAAATATTCACCTTTCTTTTTTTGCGGGCCCCGGTGAAAAGACAACCTGGGATGCTCGTGGGCAGAGAGGAAAATAAACGGATAAGACTTATCATCCCGCATGACCACGTTATAACGGGGTTTGTACTTCTTAATGAAGTTATTTTCCAGCAGAAACGCTTCGGTTTCACTGTTCACCACAGTGACGTCCATTGAGGCAATGTTCGCCACCAGAGAACGGGTTTTAGCGTTATCTACGTTTTTGCGGAAATAACTGGATACGCGGTTTTTAAGATTCTTTGCTTTACCGACATAAATCACATCGCCCAGCTCGTTGTACATCCGGTAGACACCGGGCTGACTGGTCAGGTTTTTAAGAAACGCGTTGTGATCAAATGCCGGCATTGAAATTAAAGCAAATTAGAATCGATGAGTTTGTGTCGTAGCGCCAGGTGAGTCAGTTCCACATCAGTAGATACCCCCAGCTTTTCAAACATCCGGTAGCGGTAACTGTTAACAGTTTTCGGGTTAATACAAAGTTCGCTGGCGATTTCAGGTACCTTCTGACCTTTGGTCAGACGCATAGCAATATTCAGCTCACGGGTAGAAAGCGAATCGAAAGGATTGTCGCTTTCCGGAGTAATACGCCGCATAGCAATACTTTCAGCGATGTCCGCAGGCAGATACTTCTGACCGGAATGTACCTTGTAGATAGCCCGGATCATCTCTTCCGGATCAGCGTCTTTGGTTAAAAATCCGAATGCACCAAGTTGCATAACCTGCGTGGGAATGGGGTGTTCTGTATGCATAGACAAACAAATCACCCGCGTATTCTCAGACATTCGTACAATTTTTTTAGTGGCTTCCAGTCCGCCCATGCCGGGCATATTGACGTCCATCAGGACAATGTCGGGCGCATCAGTTCTGCAATGTTTAACAGCGTCTTCCCCGTTTTTCGACTCGGCTACGACTTTAAAGTCGGATACATCGTCCAGAATACGTCGAATCCCTGTTCTGACCAGTTCATGGTCATCTGCCAGGATAATCTTAATCACGTTTTTTTGCTCACTGAATCATCGTTATTATTGATTTGATTAGCGGTCTGTTTACCACCACGGGCATAATAACATGATATCTGCGGCTGTGAACATGCTGCCGTCAGAAAGGCGATCAAAGCTGTGGTAAATCAAACCACAATGCTTCTGTGTCAGTCCCGGCAGTGAGTTTAAGCATGTCATTCTGATAGACGCCGATGCCGTCACCGGCTGAAAATTCATCACCTTCCAGTGTCAGGTCACCTTTAATCAGATGCAGATAGCCAAGCCGGCTGCCTGTTGACAATGTAATGCCCTCACCTTCTTTTAATATTAAGCGGTGTAACGACATGTCCTGATGTACCTTTACTGTACCGTCAGCACCGTCCGGTGTCACCAGAGCTGTGAGCGCCCCTTCCTGAGCGATGGTTTTCTGTTCATAACCCGGCGCGATACCTGTTTCTGCAGGCTGCACCCAAATTTGTAAAAAGTGTACCGGGTCAGTTTGCGACGCATTGTATTCGGAATGCCGGATCCCTGTACCGGCAGACATGCGTTGAATGTCTCCGGCCGGAATCGTATCACTGTTCCCTGTACTGTCTTTATGTGCCAGCGCACCACGGGTTACATAAGAAATAATTTCCATATCGCGGTGACCATGTGTATCGAAACCGCGTCCCGGCGCGACGCTATCGTCATTAATGACTCTGAGTACCGAAATTCCCATGTGCTCAGCATCATAGTAGCGGCCAAAGGAAAAGGTATGTTTTGATTGCAGCCAGCCAAAATCAGCTTTGCCTCTGGCATCTGCTCTGCGAATGTAACGCATACTAATACTCCGGAAAAATTGGACAGGCCTAGTGTAGTCCTGTTAACCGGGATTAATACTCCATTATCTACAACGAAATGTTCTATTTATTAGAACTAATAGTGAGCAGCAATTCGCCAACATGCTTTATCACCTCGCCTGAGGTGGCAAAATTAAGCCGGACAAAACCGGGAGAACGAAAGTCGGCCCCGTCATTGGCAGCAATGCCGGTACGTTTGAACAGGTAGTCAGCGGCAACGCCCGGAGCAACATGATTCAGATAATCGCGAAGATCCAGCCAAAGAAAAAAGGTCGACTGAGGTATGCAGGCGAGTAACGATGAGTTGTGCAGTAGTCTGGTCAGAAGAGCGCGGTTTTCACTGATCTTTTCTTCCATAGTCTGCAGCCACAAATCGTTAAGCTCGTCGTATGCCAGAATTAGTGCCTGTCTTGCCAGTGCGCCTGCAAACAAGTGGGAACGGGTGATCGATGCGCGGATCGTATCCCGCCATTGCTGATTAACAATGATGGCGTAGGCTGCCGCCGGAACATGGGCGAGATTGTAGGATTTAGATGGCGATTGCAGCACAATGATATTGTTTTGAAATGCTTCCCCGATACTGGCCAGAGAAACAAATTCGTTTCCTTCAGCAATAAAACCGCGGTGCACCTCGTCACAAATTAGCGGAATGTTTCTTTGAGTACACCACTCAGCCAGCGCCTCCAGTTCGTCCCGTTGCCAGAGCCGGCCGGTTGGATTATGGGGATTACAGAACAATACAGCAGATAAGTCATCCGGTAGTGACGATAAATCCATGTGAACATTGCCGTCGCTGATATCCAACGTCAGCGGGCAAATTTTGCGTTGTGTTTTTTCTGTCACGGCGAAAAACGGCCCGTAAGAGGGTATGAATATACCTACCTTATCGCCGGGCCGCGTCAGAGATTCCAGTGCAATACCCATTGCAGCGATAATACTGCAGCAATCGACAATGGAAGATTCATCTATATATTCCCCTCTCCGCCAGTGCCACTGACTGACAGCAGCAGTAACAGCAAGTTGCTGATAACCAAAATGTGACGACAGGAAGTGGGAAAGGCCATGGTTTACCATCTCCGGTGGCGGAAAATCCGTATCCGCCACCCACATGGGAAATACCGGTCTATCAGACGCGCCATAACGGTTTGTCACATCATCAAATTTAAGCGAACCACTGTTAAACCGCTGCTGAAATTCCTGCACTATCTTATCCGTTCAAAGACATTAAATTCAGATAATGAATGCTGGTATTTTCTCTTTGTTTCTCTTATCACAAAGGGAATATCCTGCGGGGCAGCCACACGACGGAAATCATCACCTAAGGCTTGCTCCAGTGCCATCGTCGACGTGAGTGTTTCACCATTCGCGTCTTTATAGCCACCGAGCCAGTTTTCTCTTGCAGTGTATTCTTCTAACCAGGTAAACGGCGATGCAATGATCAGCAATCCTCCCGGGTTTAACCGTTCACGAATGCTTTCGAGTAACCGGGCCGGTTCGTAAACACGGTCAATAAGATTGCTCATAAGGATAAGATCATAACCGGTAAACTGAGGCTTCAGGTTACAGGCATCGCCCTGTGCAAAATGCACTCTGTCTTTATTTTCGGCGAGGCCCAGGTCTGCCAGTTTTGCCACTTTAAATTCAGTCAACTCGCCTTCTTCAATCAGGTTGTAACGGATCTCACCGTGTTCCTGCATGGCAAAAGCGGTCTTAATAAAGCGTGCAGAAAAATCGATACCGTCAACATGATCGAAGTACTTAGCCAGCTCAAATGAAGCGCGGCCTGTTGCACATCCCAAATCTAACGCTCTGGCTTTGGGTTTTGCACCGGTAAACTGCATGGCAAAAGCTACAGATGCGGCACCAAAATTTGGTACACCGTAATACGTACTGCCATAGTGGAATTCACTGTACTGTGATACCTGCGTGTCACTCTCGTAATCGAGATCGTTCACTTTACTTACCTCGGTAGATTCAACATAACGGAAACCCGCGTGCTGGAAAAAATGGCGACGGAAGGCATAACGACTGTGTGCCATGGCTTCATTTCCCGTCGAAATCCATGAACCACCTTTAAATAAATTGTGTTTATTGTCAAAAGTCGGCGTGGTGAAATCATCATACAGAGGATGCACCTTAAAACCGTCGAAGGGATAGATGGGCGTTTCTGTCCACTGCCACACATTGCCCGCTATATCGTAAAAACCACCCAGTGAGAACAGGTTCACCGGTGTTGATGATGCACCATGATGCAGACCTGTGTTCCACTCTTCGCGCCATAATGACTCTTTCATCCCTGCGTGTTCGCATAAACGCAGCCACTCATCTTCTACCGGTAACTGAATATGCTTGCCTGTGCGCTTTGACAGCCAGTTACAAAAGGCCTTAGCCTCATGGTAATTAACGTCTACAGGCCAGTCTTCCGGCAACGGAATTTCTGTTGCCAGCGTGCGGTAAACATAGCTATTTCCCTGTTCCCGCCAGAATACAGGGTGTCTGGCGCCAGTATAGGACAGCCATTGCCTGCCTTCCTCTTCCCACAATTGGGGCTGAGCGTAACCACCATCTTTCACAAACGCGAGAAATTCACCGTTACTGACCAGATACTGTGACGCAGAAAAAGGTTTTACTTCTGCACTGTGCTCACCGTATTCGTTGTCCCAGCCATAGTAGTCTGCGTTAAATGGTTTACCTGCTGAGACGTTTCCGCCGGGCACGGGAAGCAAAGTATTCTCAGGAGCTTCACCGGACTCCGGATACGGTGCCCATTCCGGTTGGGGTTGTACGAATCGCAGGGGTAACTGGCGAATGAGAACAGAAGACGTTTCAAGGTGAATGCCTTCATGCTCAATGCCCATCAGTACAGGCCACATGGGGCTTTCCCAGTCTATGGGTAATGAAAAATCCATCGTCAGAATCAAGTCGCTGACCAGGCGTCTTACCTGAGCGCGGTAGGCAGTGACTTCTTCAACGGCAGGCCAGTCGTAATGAGCGTCATTGAGGTCATCCCAACTCATCTCATCGACACCGATGGCGAACAAAGATTCAAAATCAGGATTGATACGGTCATTAATAAGTTTCGCCAGTACCAGTTTATTAATGAAAAACGTGGCAGTATGACCGTAATAGAAAATAAGCGGGTGACGTAATTTTTCCGGCCGCTGATAGTAAGCGTCGTCTGATTTTAATAACGAGAAAAGACTTTCGTAACGGTCAAAAGACTGTTGAAAATAAGCCAAGATTTCTTTTCTTTTTTCTTCAACAGTTCCCTGTTTCAGATGTGGTGTATGAAGAGCGTTCATGAAAACCCCGGATGGTGAATTTTTATTAGGTGTATCTCTGTTATGATTTCTTTGTTTAGCATCGAGGCCGGTACCTGACAACACTGGCGGGAGCCATCTGATCTTTTGTACAGAAAACAGTAACAGAATTCCAGACCTTACCGTGGGAATACGGAAAGAGCACCACTGAGATCAATGAATTAAATGTAATGGAATTGTGTGACCGGAAAGTTGCAACCGTTTAAACAGTGCGAAAAGTAAAAAGGCCCGCTTAAATTAGCGGGCCTTTTTGGAATGTGGCGGAGAGAGAGGGATTCGAACCCCCGGAAGGTTTGACCCTTCGCCTGATTTCAAGTCAGGTGCATTCAGCCGGACTCTGCCATCTCTCCGTTAAGTGGTGCGTATCATAATGATTTTATCGTGATTGAAAAGCACTATTTCAAATAAAATCAATCAAGTGCGCAATATGCAAACAATCTGCTCAGAATTTGACATCACTCTGGCTAAAGCGATTATTTCCTGAACAGGCTGATATCTTTATGCGATTGCACATGGAACAATGACCGCCATTTAAAAGCAAAAAAGCCCGCTTAGATAAGCGGGCTTTTTCTGAATATGGCGGAGAGAGAGGGATTCGAACCCCCGGAAGGTTTGACCCTTCGCCTGATTTCAAGTCAGGTGCATTCAGCCGGACTCTGCCATCTCTCCGAGAAGTGATGCGTATCTTAATGATATTTTTTTGCCTGTAAAGCGTTAATTTTAAAAAAGCCTTTAACCGGTTAGCTTTTAATCAACATATTAATAAATAACAGGCTGTTGATGATTAATGCAGCACAGTGACATGTCTGTTTACAGTTTGGGTTTGAAAGCACTTGAAAAATGGAACCAAAACCCATACAAATGACCTAAGATAATGTTACCAGGCTTTTCTGGTGTTTACAGTCCTATTGGAGGAAACAATGGATCAACGTTCGATGTATGCAGGTGCATCTCAACAGTCAGTACTGCAAACAAATAAGGTATTGCGCAATACTTATATGTTGCTGGCTATGACA encodes the following:
- the pgsA gene encoding CDP-diacylglycerol--glycerol-3-phosphate 3-phosphatidyltransferase, coding for MWTVPNIITLFRVVLIPVFVVVYFLDWRWAKEAGAFVFWLAAITDWFDGYLARKLKQSTPFGAFLDPVADKLIVATALIMITHTYGSLWITLPAIALMVREIYISALREWMAQRGYSDTVKVSFIGKAKTMAQMLALIGLLSGLETFMGFPIYWVTLGHILLYIAAVLSVWSMLVYTGAAWKHLSGRHKP
- the uvrC gene encoding excinuclease ABC subunit UvrC, which produces MPAFDHNAFLKNLTSQPGVYRMYNELGDVIYVGKAKNLKNRVSSYFRKNVDNAKTRSLVANIASMDVTVVNSETEAFLLENNFIKKYKPRYNVVMRDDKSYPFIFLSAHEHPRLSFHRGPQKKKGEYFGPYPSAWAVRESLRTMQKIFPVRQCEDSYYRSRSRPCLQYQMQRCSAPCVEGYVSDEEYQEQVQLARLFLNGKNQQVIGTLVDKMEKASEQLNFEAAARYRDQINVLRKVQEQQWVSGTQDEMDVFGFAVRGNMACIQVMFIRDSQLLGSKAYFPKVPASASEDEIFESFFLQFYLSGNKIIPKQIVLPRALTEEDSILDVLCEEAKRKVKIFKGAREEKRRYLKLAQTNAVNALDAQYSQQKSVHARYLDLEDILELDTPVQRMECFDISHTSGQQTVASCVVFNREGPHKSDYRRYNIEGITPGDDYAAMAQALRRRYKNVKEVSKIPDILFIDGGKGQLAQAESFFGDWPEDKKPMLIGVAKGTTRKPGLETLILAGSHETIPMESHSPALHLIQHIRDESHRFAITGHRNRRQKVKTTSSLESIPGIGARRRQSLLKYMGGLQGLKKASKDEIANVPGISAELAETIYDHLHL
- the uvrY gene encoding UvrY/SirA/GacA family response regulator transcription factor, which gives rise to MIKIILADDHELVRTGIRRILDDVSDFKVVAESKNGEDAVKHCRTDAPDIVLMDVNMPGMGGLEATKKIVRMSENTRVICLSMHTEHPIPTQVMQLGAFGFLTKDADPEEMIRAIYKVHSGQKYLPADIAESIAMRRITPESDNPFDSLSTRELNIAMRLTKGQKVPEIASELCINPKTVNSYRYRMFEKLGVSTDVELTHLALRHKLIDSNLL
- a CDS encoding pirin family protein encodes the protein MRYIRRADARGKADFGWLQSKHTFSFGRYYDAEHMGISVLRVINDDSVAPGRGFDTHGHRDMEIISYVTRGALAHKDSTGNSDTIPAGDIQRMSAGTGIRHSEYNASQTDPVHFLQIWVQPAETGIAPGYEQKTIAQEGALTALVTPDGADGTVKVHQDMSLHRLILKEGEGITLSTGSRLGYLHLIKGDLTLEGDEFSAGDGIGVYQNDMLKLTAGTDTEALWFDLPQL
- a CDS encoding aminotransferase class I/II-fold pyridoxal phosphate-dependent enzyme; this translates as MQEFQQRFNSGSLKFDDVTNRYGASDRPVFPMWVADTDFPPPEMVNHGLSHFLSSHFGYQQLAVTAAVSQWHWRRGEYIDESSIVDCCSIIAAMGIALESLTRPGDKVGIFIPSYGPFFAVTEKTQRKICPLTLDISDGNVHMDLSSLPDDLSAVLFCNPHNPTGRLWQRDELEALAEWCTQRNIPLICDEVHRGFIAEGNEFVSLASIGEAFQNNIIVLQSPSKSYNLAHVPAAAYAIIVNQQWRDTIRASITRSHLFAGALARQALILAYDELNDLWLQTMEEKISENRALLTRLLHNSSLLACIPQSTFFLWLDLRDYLNHVAPGVAADYLFKRTGIAANDGADFRSPGFVRLNFATSGEVIKHVGELLLTISSNK
- the ovoA gene encoding 5-histidylcysteine sulfoxide synthase encodes the protein MNALHTPHLKQGTVEEKRKEILAYFQQSFDRYESLFSLLKSDDAYYQRPEKLRHPLIFYYGHTATFFINKLVLAKLINDRINPDFESLFAIGVDEMSWDDLNDAHYDWPAVEEVTAYRAQVRRLVSDLILTMDFSLPIDWESPMWPVLMGIEHEGIHLETSSVLIRQLPLRFVQPQPEWAPYPESGEAPENTLLPVPGGNVSAGKPFNADYYGWDNEYGEHSAEVKPFSASQYLVSNGEFLAFVKDGGYAQPQLWEEEGRQWLSYTGARHPVFWREQGNSYVYRTLATEIPLPEDWPVDVNYHEAKAFCNWLSKRTGKHIQLPVEDEWLRLCEHAGMKESLWREEWNTGLHHGASSTPVNLFSLGGFYDIAGNVWQWTETPIYPFDGFKVHPLYDDFTTPTFDNKHNLFKGGSWISTGNEAMAHSRYAFRRHFFQHAGFRYVESTEVSKVNDLDYESDTQVSQYSEFHYGSTYYGVPNFGAASVAFAMQFTGAKPKARALDLGCATGRASFELAKYFDHVDGIDFSARFIKTAFAMQEHGEIRYNLIEEGELTEFKVAKLADLGLAENKDRVHFAQGDACNLKPQFTGYDLILMSNLIDRVYEPARLLESIRERLNPGGLLIIASPFTWLEEYTARENWLGGYKDANGETLTSTMALEQALGDDFRRVAAPQDIPFVIRETKRKYQHSLSEFNVFERIR